The following coding sequences lie in one Haematobia irritans isolate KBUSLIRL chromosome 3, ASM5000362v1, whole genome shotgun sequence genomic window:
- the LOC142228948 gene encoding xaa-Pro aminopeptidase 3 isoform X2 codes for MLKLIQIYGRVGCFRSGNITRSVVSYSTQKTQMKNVSQTIHNQIFGQPVQSTHPHLINKGELVPGLQLDEFKHRRSRLLLGVQKYAADHLKDRSANSNHLIIIPSSQKKIMSEKIPYFFRQNTDFYYLSGCLEPDTVLLMSIDEKSNMKSVMFMRPKDKHAELWEGSRTGVELAVDLFGLDEAYARDDFESEVKKQIGCNKPLLWYDVTASDLPNITECVNRITDSTCYESPTTIIHGMRLFKSPAEQNLMRKTCEIASISINEVMAETRPGLSEHHVYAMVDFKCRMRNANHLAYPPVVAGGSNATTIHYINNTQLLKTNDLILMDAGCEYAGYNSDITRTWPVNGEFTEAQRVLYEVVLQLQKELMAKLLKEGGQTLDHLFDSMCLLLGKYLQEIGLVPKHITDVIGLTRAGYQYCPHHVSHYLGMDVHDTPQMPRSIRLLPSMVFTVEPGIYIPKDRLDVPEEFRGIGIRIEDDILINDENRIEVLTEKCKKEIIDLENLHKKKSI; via the exons ATGCTGaaattaatacaaatttatgGGAGAgtag gtTGTTTCAGAAGTGGGAACATCACTAGAAGTGTTGTTTCGTATTCTACCCAAAAGACCCAAATGAAAAATGTCTCCCAAACAATACACAATCAAATATTTGGACAACCAGTACAATCAACTCACCCACATCTCATAAATAAAGGCGAACTTGTTCCAGGTCTACAACTAGACGAATTTAAACATCGTCGATCTAGACTTCTATTGGGAGTTCAAAAATATGCAGCAGACCACTTAAAAGATAGAAGTGCAAATAGTAACCATTTG attattataccctcatcacaaaaaaaaatcatgagcgaaaaaattccttatttttttcgacaaaacacAGACTTTTACTATTTATCAGGTTGTTTAGAGCCAGATACAGTTCTTCTTATGTCCATCGACGAGAAGAGCAATATGAAGTCTGTTATGTTTATGAGGCCAAAGGATAAGCATGCTGAATTGTGGGAAGGGTCCCGCACTGGCGTTGAATTAGCTGTTGATTTATTTGGATTAGATGAAGCCTATGCCCGTGATGATTTCGAAAGTGAAGTGAAGAAACAGATAGGGTGTAATAAACCTCTACTTTGGTACGATGTAACTGCTTCCGATCTACCTAACATTACTGAATGCGTTAATCGAATTACCGACAGTACATGCTATGAGTCGCCAACAACAATAATACATGGCATGCGTCTTTTTAAATCACCTGCAGAACAAAATTTAATGAGAAAAACTTGTGAAATAGCTTCCATCTCCATAAACGAGGTAATGGCGGAAACTAGGCCTGGTCTTTCGGAACACCATGTATACGCAATGGTTGACTTTAAATGCCGCATGCGTAACGCTAACCATCTGGCTTACCCTCCCGTTGTAGCAGGTGGCAGCAATGCAACGACAATACATTATATAAACAACACACAACTTCTAAAAACAAACGATTTGATCCTAATGGACGCGGGATGTGAATATGCAGGATATAATAGCGACATAACGAGAACTTGGCCTGTTAATGGTGAATTTACAGAGGCACAAAGGGTTCTGTATGAAGTGGTATTGCAACTGCAGAAAGAATTGATGG CCAAATTATTAAAAGAAGGTGGACAAACTCTGGATCACTTATTTGATTCAATGTGCCTTCTTTTAGGAAAGTATCTTCAGGAGATTGGACTAGTACCGAAGCATATAACGGATGTCATCGGACTAACAAGG GCCGGATATCAATACTGTCCGCATCATGTTTCCCATTATTTAGGAATGGATGTCCACGATACACCACAGATGCCAAGATCCATTAGACTTTTACCAAGTATGGTCTTTACGGTAGAGCCCGGTATTTATATACCTAAAGATCGATTAGATGTTCCCGAGGAATTCCGTGGGATTGGTATTCGTATCGAGGACGACATATTAATCAACGACGAAAATAGGATCGAAGTTTTGACGGAAAAGTGCAAGaaagaaataattgatttggagaatttacataaaaagaagtctatttaa
- the LOC142228948 gene encoding xaa-Pro aminopeptidase 3 isoform X1, with translation MQYAEINTNLWESCFRSGNITRSVVSYSTQKTQMKNVSQTIHNQIFGQPVQSTHPHLINKGELVPGLQLDEFKHRRSRLLLGVQKYAADHLKDRSANSNHLIIIPSSQKKIMSEKIPYFFRQNTDFYYLSGCLEPDTVLLMSIDEKSNMKSVMFMRPKDKHAELWEGSRTGVELAVDLFGLDEAYARDDFESEVKKQIGCNKPLLWYDVTASDLPNITECVNRITDSTCYESPTTIIHGMRLFKSPAEQNLMRKTCEIASISINEVMAETRPGLSEHHVYAMVDFKCRMRNANHLAYPPVVAGGSNATTIHYINNTQLLKTNDLILMDAGCEYAGYNSDITRTWPVNGEFTEAQRVLYEVVLQLQKELMAKLLKEGGQTLDHLFDSMCLLLGKYLQEIGLVPKHITDVIGLTRAGYQYCPHHVSHYLGMDVHDTPQMPRSIRLLPSMVFTVEPGIYIPKDRLDVPEEFRGIGIRIEDDILINDENRIEVLTEKCKKEIIDLENLHKKKSI, from the exons ATGCAGTATGCTGaaattaatacaaatttatgGGAGA gtTGTTTCAGAAGTGGGAACATCACTAGAAGTGTTGTTTCGTATTCTACCCAAAAGACCCAAATGAAAAATGTCTCCCAAACAATACACAATCAAATATTTGGACAACCAGTACAATCAACTCACCCACATCTCATAAATAAAGGCGAACTTGTTCCAGGTCTACAACTAGACGAATTTAAACATCGTCGATCTAGACTTCTATTGGGAGTTCAAAAATATGCAGCAGACCACTTAAAAGATAGAAGTGCAAATAGTAACCATTTG attattataccctcatcacaaaaaaaaatcatgagcgaaaaaattccttatttttttcgacaaaacacAGACTTTTACTATTTATCAGGTTGTTTAGAGCCAGATACAGTTCTTCTTATGTCCATCGACGAGAAGAGCAATATGAAGTCTGTTATGTTTATGAGGCCAAAGGATAAGCATGCTGAATTGTGGGAAGGGTCCCGCACTGGCGTTGAATTAGCTGTTGATTTATTTGGATTAGATGAAGCCTATGCCCGTGATGATTTCGAAAGTGAAGTGAAGAAACAGATAGGGTGTAATAAACCTCTACTTTGGTACGATGTAACTGCTTCCGATCTACCTAACATTACTGAATGCGTTAATCGAATTACCGACAGTACATGCTATGAGTCGCCAACAACAATAATACATGGCATGCGTCTTTTTAAATCACCTGCAGAACAAAATTTAATGAGAAAAACTTGTGAAATAGCTTCCATCTCCATAAACGAGGTAATGGCGGAAACTAGGCCTGGTCTTTCGGAACACCATGTATACGCAATGGTTGACTTTAAATGCCGCATGCGTAACGCTAACCATCTGGCTTACCCTCCCGTTGTAGCAGGTGGCAGCAATGCAACGACAATACATTATATAAACAACACACAACTTCTAAAAACAAACGATTTGATCCTAATGGACGCGGGATGTGAATATGCAGGATATAATAGCGACATAACGAGAACTTGGCCTGTTAATGGTGAATTTACAGAGGCACAAAGGGTTCTGTATGAAGTGGTATTGCAACTGCAGAAAGAATTGATGG CCAAATTATTAAAAGAAGGTGGACAAACTCTGGATCACTTATTTGATTCAATGTGCCTTCTTTTAGGAAAGTATCTTCAGGAGATTGGACTAGTACCGAAGCATATAACGGATGTCATCGGACTAACAAGG GCCGGATATCAATACTGTCCGCATCATGTTTCCCATTATTTAGGAATGGATGTCCACGATACACCACAGATGCCAAGATCCATTAGACTTTTACCAAGTATGGTCTTTACGGTAGAGCCCGGTATTTATATACCTAAAGATCGATTAGATGTTCCCGAGGAATTCCGTGGGATTGGTATTCGTATCGAGGACGACATATTAATCAACGACGAAAATAGGATCGAAGTTTTGACGGAAAAGTGCAAGaaagaaataattgatttggagaatttacataaaaagaagtctatttaa